One Alkaliphilus sp. B6464 genomic window carries:
- a CDS encoding DUF951 domain-containing protein — protein MPIKLEIGDVVELKKQHPCGSKSFEILRTGADFRIKCLGCEKQIWLPRPELERRIRKITNNEANKS, from the coding sequence ATGCCTATAAAGCTAGAAATTGGGGATGTAGTTGAATTAAAAAAACAACATCCTTGTGGAAGTAAAAGTTTTGAGATTTTAAGAACCGGTGCCGATTTTAGAATAAAGTGTTTGGGCTGTGAAAAGCAAATTTGGCTTCCAAGGCCAGAACTTGAAAGAAGAATACGAAAAATAACAAATAATGAAGCTAATAAAAGCTAA
- the prdR gene encoding sigma-54 dependent transcriptional regulator PrdR, protein MFLEVLNNMKIKDVMDTKIVTITKDATLRQGIEIMLQYNKGDVIVLDNTNKLFGILTMTDISLIGGAFFSKNKLDRPIGLYCNRDIIWTTIEENAISTKELMKEKGIGRLPVVKDHKVIGIVRIRDLLDKVYSKIDKTMETFGYILNGIHEAVCVVDQYGKVIFWSKSSELLYGIKSEDIINKEISEYFPKALLLEALKNRKSITSIYHMPREESHVFLSAEPLYIDNEFVGAVSTDRDITEVMNLSVELEKTKERLDLLQEEMKKITMDKYSFGQILGKSEIIIDRINKAKKVARTSSNVLISGESGTGKEVFARALHQESGRKGDFVAINCSAIPESLFESEMFGYEGGAFTGALKNGKMGKIELANKGTLFLDEIGDMPFHMQAKMLRVLQERQIVRIGSDKTIDVDVRIISATHHDLRKLVNEGEFREDLFYRLNVVNIELPSLRERKEDIPILITQFIKEFCQENNLNHPIITPEVLRILINYSWQGNIRELKNTIEHLLVFSQEGEIKISSIPEHILSKRAVDDLYNENFDLQKNVERIEYETIKKVMNMVGNNKSKAANILNIPRSTLYYKMNYYNMD, encoded by the coding sequence ATGTTCCTAGAAGTGCTTAACAATATGAAAATTAAAGATGTTATGGATACTAAAATAGTTACAATTACTAAGGATGCTACTTTAAGACAGGGCATTGAGATAATGCTTCAATATAATAAAGGAGATGTTATCGTTCTTGATAATACAAACAAATTGTTTGGTATCCTAACTATGACCGATATATCGTTAATTGGAGGAGCTTTTTTCAGCAAAAACAAGCTAGACCGACCAATAGGATTATACTGTAATCGAGATATTATATGGACCACCATAGAAGAAAATGCAATTTCCACAAAAGAATTGATGAAGGAAAAAGGCATAGGAAGATTACCAGTAGTTAAAGATCACAAGGTAATAGGTATTGTTAGAATTAGGGACTTGCTAGATAAAGTATATTCAAAAATAGATAAAACTATGGAAACCTTTGGCTATATACTAAACGGTATTCATGAGGCTGTATGTGTAGTGGATCAATATGGAAAAGTAATTTTTTGGTCTAAGAGCTCTGAGTTATTATATGGTATAAAATCTGAGGATATAATTAATAAAGAGATTAGTGAATATTTCCCAAAGGCCTTATTATTAGAGGCATTAAAAAATAGGAAATCAATAACTAGTATATATCATATGCCGAGGGAAGAAAGTCATGTATTTTTAAGTGCAGAGCCACTTTATATTGATAATGAGTTTGTTGGTGCTGTTTCAACAGACAGAGATATAACAGAGGTAATGAATCTTTCTGTGGAGCTTGAGAAAACTAAAGAAAGGCTGGATTTGCTACAGGAAGAAATGAAAAAAATTACAATGGATAAGTACTCTTTTGGTCAAATATTAGGTAAAAGTGAAATTATTATAGATAGAATTAACAAGGCGAAAAAGGTAGCAAGAACAAGTAGCAATGTATTAATTAGTGGTGAAAGTGGTACCGGTAAAGAGGTTTTTGCCAGAGCCTTGCATCAAGAAAGTGGAAGGAAGGGCGATTTTGTTGCAATTAATTGTAGTGCTATCCCAGAATCATTATTCGAGAGCGAAATGTTTGGCTATGAAGGAGGAGCATTTACAGGGGCTTTAAAAAATGGAAAGATGGGGAAAATAGAACTAGCTAATAAAGGAACTTTATTTCTGGATGAAATAGGTGATATGCCTTTTCATATGCAGGCGAAAATGCTGAGAGTTTTACAGGAAAGACAGATCGTTAGAATTGGCTCTGATAAGACTATAGATGTTGATGTTAGAATTATATCCGCTACTCATCATGATCTGAGAAAATTAGTTAATGAAGGGGAGTTCAGAGAAGATTTATTTTATAGATTAAATGTCGTCAATATAGAATTACCAAGCCTAAGAGAAAGAAAAGAAGATATACCTATATTGATAACGCAATTTATAAAAGAATTTTGCCAAGAAAACAATCTTAACCATCCAATTATAACTCCAGAAGTTTTAAGAATACTAATAAACTATAGTTGGCAAGGAAATATTAGAGAGTTAAAAAATACAATAGAGCATTTGTTGGTATTTTCTCAAGAAGGTGAAATTAAAATTAGTAGTATACCTGAGCACATTTTGAGTAAACGGGCAGTAGACGATTTATATAATGAAAATTTTGATTTGCAAAAAAACGTTGAGCGAATAGAATATGAAACTATTAAAAAGGTAATGAATATGGTAGGAAATAATAAAAGTAAAGCTGCAAATATTTTAAATATACCAAGAAGTACTTTATATTATAAGATGAATTATTATAATATGGACTAA
- a CDS encoding glycine/sarcosine/betaine reductase component B subunit gives MGIGPSTKETTLHHFRDPLLNIVSGDEDLDLLGIIFVGTPQDNNDKHFVGQRTAAMAEMMRADGVIISVDGWGNSHVDYANTIAEIGQRGIPVVGLSFIGKQAKFVVKNKYMDTIVDFNKSIEGIETEVVGENNVIELDAKKVLALLKLKMKKEDK, from the coding sequence ATGGGAATTGGGCCATCAACTAAAGAAACTACACTTCATCATTTTAGAGATCCACTCCTTAATATTGTATCTGGGGATGAAGACTTAGACCTTTTGGGAATTATCTTTGTGGGAACCCCTCAAGATAATAATGATAAACACTTTGTGGGACAAAGAACAGCGGCAATGGCGGAAATGATGAGGGCTGATGGAGTTATTATATCTGTTGATGGATGGGGAAACTCTCATGTGGACTATGCTAACACCATAGCGGAAATAGGACAAAGAGGTATTCCAGTTGTTGGTCTTAGCTTTATAGGGAAGCAGGCCAAGTTTGTAGTAAAAAATAAGTATATGGATACAATAGTTGATTTCAATAAATCTATAGAAGGAATTGAAACGGAAGTAGTCGGAGAGAACAATGTAATTGAGTTAGATGCCAAAAAGGTACTAGCATTACTAAAGTTGAAGATGAAAAAGGAGGATAAGTAA
- the prdC gene encoding proline reductase-associated electron transfer protein PrdC: MFIKIPLKQHVGAHCKAIVKLDEEVKKGQLLATPDGLGANIHSSVYGIVKEITNNDITIEVNINQPEEYVRIKETSNYLEAIEEAGVVGAGGAGFPAHIKLNVDLNGGYVIVNAAECEPILSHNILVLEEQPELILRGLKYAMEITNAAKGYIAIKPKHKKAIIALGKACKNESNIEVKFLPDMYPAGDERVIVRELLEVELKPGQLPSEANAVISNVETIKNICLAIEERRPVITKDITVGGRVAESKVFLDASIGYPISHFIEKCGGYNEPYGEIVLGGPFTGKKGEEETSITKITGGILIAMPFPQEKRKAGVIACECGAQEERLREIAAGMGTVVVAEVKCKRMTETNGRYRCDLPGVCPGQAEKVLALKKQGAEVIITGTCEDUTNTVMQTAPRLGVPVYHSTDHVLRASGHKLYRKRQ; the protein is encoded by the coding sequence ATGTTTATTAAAATACCATTGAAACAACATGTTGGCGCCCACTGCAAAGCAATTGTAAAACTAGATGAGGAAGTTAAAAAGGGACAATTGCTAGCTACACCAGATGGATTAGGGGCTAATATTCATTCGAGTGTATATGGAATTGTTAAGGAAATAACCAATAATGATATAACCATTGAAGTCAATATAAATCAGCCAGAGGAATATGTAAGGATTAAAGAAACCAGTAACTATCTAGAGGCTATAGAAGAAGCAGGGGTTGTTGGAGCAGGAGGCGCTGGGTTTCCAGCCCATATTAAATTAAATGTAGACCTAAATGGCGGTTATGTAATAGTCAATGCCGCTGAATGTGAACCTATATTAAGTCACAACATACTTGTATTAGAAGAGCAGCCTGAATTAATTTTGAGGGGCTTAAAATATGCAATGGAAATCACTAATGCTGCTAAGGGATATATTGCCATTAAACCTAAGCATAAAAAGGCAATTATTGCTCTAGGAAAGGCTTGTAAAAATGAGTCAAATATAGAGGTAAAGTTTTTACCAGATATGTATCCTGCAGGAGATGAGAGGGTTATTGTAAGAGAATTGTTAGAAGTGGAGCTAAAACCAGGACAATTACCATCAGAGGCTAACGCTGTAATTTCAAATGTTGAAACTATAAAAAATATTTGTTTGGCTATTGAAGAAAGAAGACCAGTAATTACAAAGGATATAACTGTAGGCGGACGTGTTGCAGAATCTAAAGTATTCTTAGATGCATCTATTGGTTATCCGATATCCCACTTCATAGAAAAATGTGGTGGATATAATGAGCCTTACGGTGAGATTGTGCTTGGTGGACCTTTTACAGGAAAAAAGGGCGAAGAGGAAACCTCTATTACTAAGATTACTGGAGGAATTTTAATAGCGATGCCTTTTCCTCAGGAAAAAAGAAAAGCAGGGGTTATAGCTTGTGAGTGTGGTGCACAGGAGGAAAGACTTAGGGAAATTGCTGCGGGAATGGGCACTGTTGTTGTGGCAGAAGTTAAATGTAAGAGAATGACAGAAACCAATGGTAGATATAGATGTGATTTGCCAGGTGTATGCCCTGGCCAAGCTGAGAAGGTACTGGCTCTAAAAAAACAAGGAGCTGAAGTGATTATTACTGGAACTTGTGAGGACTGAACTAACACAGTCATGCAGACGGCTCCTAGGTTAGGAGTACCAGTATATCATAGTACAGACCATGTTTTAAGGGCATCAGGACATAAATTATATAGGAAAAGACAATAA
- a CDS encoding DUF3343 domain-containing protein has translation MIDQQFYVVVFESTHYAIAAEKLFKDKNYKFDVIPTPREITHSCGLSIRFTVDALVEMKKEMEEAHIAIKGIYEIQRIDNEKIIKQIS, from the coding sequence ATGATCGATCAACAATTTTATGTAGTAGTGTTCGAGTCAACTCACTATGCAATTGCAGCAGAAAAGTTATTCAAAGATAAGAATTATAAGTTTGATGTTATACCTACTCCAAGGGAGATTACTCATAGCTGTGGACTATCTATTAGGTTTACAGTGGATGCTTTAGTGGAGATGAAAAAAGAGATGGAAGAGGCGCATATTGCTATTAAAGGAATATATGAAATACAAAGAATTGATAATGAGAAGATTATTAAGCAAATTAGCTAA
- the prdA gene encoding D-proline reductase (dithiol) proprotein PrdA has product MSISPETVKKHGNDPAVSCCRFEAGTVVGASNLEDPNIFPDLVDSGLLEMPEDCLKISEVIGAKLIKTIDALVPMTPDYLEGVNKETSVEKATTSVEKAESKNETLNNQVVDSSVVASGGTIKIHIGEGKNINLEIPLSLGGITTLAKPEPSREVGLDTKEEIVELKKETNVLEAKEIRRLTKKHFNIEKVEFGKETRIEGTTLYIREDICKDALKADKLVTDIKLDIITPDRYKEYSETIMDVQPIATKEEGKLGIGTTRVLDGVIVMVTGTDENGVQIGEFGSSEGVLETNIMWGRPGAPDKGDIFIKTQVTIKAGTNMERPGPLAAHKASDYITQEIREAIKKLDESLVTNTEELVQYRRPGKKKVAIVKEIMGQGAMHDNLILPVEPVGVLGGKPNVDLGNVPVVLSPLEVLDGSIHALTCIGPASKENSRHYWREPLVIEAMNDEEIDLAAVVFVGSPQINSEKFYVSERLGMIVESMDLDGVIITTEGFGNNHIDFASHHEQVGQRGVPVVGMTFAANQGALVVGNEYMTYMIDLNKSKLGIENEILSNNTLCKEDAVRALAMLKVAMAGEDVKEAERKWNSNVKINNIEMLEKTYGSKVELVENEQILPKSKKRLEIYEK; this is encoded by the coding sequence ATGTCAATTTCACCAGAAACAGTAAAAAAACATGGTAATGATCCAGCAGTTTCTTGTTGTAGATTTGAAGCGGGTACAGTAGTTGGAGCTTCTAATTTAGAAGACCCTAATATTTTCCCAGATTTAGTTGATTCAGGATTGTTGGAAATGCCAGAAGATTGTTTGAAAATTAGTGAGGTAATTGGAGCGAAATTAATAAAAACCATTGATGCTTTAGTTCCCATGACACCAGATTATTTGGAGGGTGTTAATAAAGAAACTAGTGTAGAGAAAGCTACAACATCTGTAGAAAAAGCAGAGTCTAAGAATGAAACCTTGAATAATCAAGTAGTAGATTCCAGTGTAGTGGCCAGCGGAGGAACAATCAAAATCCACATTGGAGAGGGAAAAAATATCAACTTAGAAATTCCTCTTTCATTAGGAGGAATAACTACTTTAGCTAAGCCAGAGCCTTCAAGAGAAGTAGGCTTAGATACAAAAGAAGAGATAGTAGAACTTAAAAAAGAGACTAATGTTTTAGAAGCAAAAGAAATAAGGAGATTAACTAAAAAGCACTTTAACATTGAAAAAGTAGAGTTTGGAAAAGAAACAAGAATAGAAGGTACTACTCTATATATTAGAGAGGATATTTGCAAGGATGCATTAAAGGCAGACAAGCTAGTAACTGATATTAAACTAGATATTATTACTCCTGATAGATATAAGGAATACAGTGAAACCATTATGGATGTTCAACCTATTGCTACTAAAGAAGAAGGTAAATTAGGAATCGGTACTACAAGAGTATTAGATGGTGTAATAGTGATGGTTACTGGAACCGACGAAAATGGAGTACAAATTGGAGAATTTGGTTCTTCTGAGGGAGTTTTAGAAACAAATATTATGTGGGGTAGACCAGGTGCTCCTGATAAAGGTGACATATTTATTAAAACCCAAGTAACTATTAAGGCTGGTACTAATATGGAAAGACCAGGCCCACTTGCAGCCCATAAGGCTTCAGATTATATAACACAGGAAATAAGAGAAGCAATTAAAAAGTTAGATGAAAGTCTTGTAACTAATACAGAGGAATTGGTGCAGTATAGAAGGCCTGGTAAGAAGAAGGTAGCAATTGTAAAAGAGATTATGGGACAGGGTGCAATGCATGACAACTTAATATTACCAGTGGAGCCAGTAGGTGTATTAGGTGGAAAGCCAAATGTTGACTTAGGTAATGTCCCAGTTGTTCTATCTCCTTTAGAAGTTTTGGATGGTAGTATCCACGCTTTAACTTGTATAGGACCTGCTTCTAAGGAAAACTCAAGGCATTATTGGAGAGAGCCTCTAGTAATTGAAGCAATGAATGATGAAGAAATAGATTTAGCAGCTGTTGTATTTGTAGGTTCTCCTCAAATTAACTCAGAGAAGTTTTATGTATCCGAAAGACTAGGTATGATAGTTGAATCTATGGATTTAGATGGTGTAATCATAACCACAGAAGGCTTTGGGAATAACCATATTGATTTTGCTAGTCATCATGAGCAAGTAGGACAAAGAGGAGTTCCTGTAGTTGGAATGACCTTTGCTGCAAATCAAGGGGCCTTGGTTGTTGGTAATGAGTATATGACCTATATGATTGATCTTAATAAATCAAAACTAGGAATTGAAAACGAAATACTATCAAACAACACTTTATGTAAGGAAGATGCTGTAAGGGCACTAGCCATGTTAAAGGTAGCAATGGCCGGTGAAGATGTTAAAGAAGCAGAGAGAAAATGGAATTCCAACGTAAAGATTAACAATATAGAAATGCTTGAAAAAACCTATGGTTCGAAAGTTGAACTGGTTGAAAATGAACAAATACTTCCAAAGAGTAAGAAACGTTTAGAAATCTACGAAAAATAG
- a CDS encoding mechanosensitive ion channel family protein — METINKSLTTVFQETMDFLKNPEQVSKIIGNAIKIILILIIAKLSIRILGSIINQFFEKQKKLKFNIDITRIDTMKGLVKSTLTYVIYFIAFTAVIKFFGIEIMGLVATAGIGGLAIGFGAQNLVRDIITGFFILFEEQFGVGHYVEVNGVSGIVEEMALRVTKIRDFNGDLHIVPNGEISKVTNKSSGKMRALVEMSIAYEEDIDNAIAVLNKASEKLGAENEQIVEGPTVLGVSKLENSYVAISIVAKTLPMEQWAIERLMRKTFKEAFDNAGIEIPYPRTVVITKKD, encoded by the coding sequence ATGGAAACTATTAATAAGAGTCTAACAACAGTATTTCAAGAAACCATGGATTTTTTAAAGAATCCTGAGCAAGTTTCTAAAATTATAGGAAACGCAATTAAAATTATTTTAATTTTAATTATTGCAAAACTTTCTATAAGGATTCTTGGATCTATAATTAATCAGTTTTTTGAAAAGCAAAAGAAATTAAAGTTCAATATAGACATAACAAGAATAGACACTATGAAGGGTCTTGTTAAAAGCACATTAACATATGTTATTTATTTTATTGCATTCACAGCAGTTATTAAGTTTTTTGGTATAGAAATTATGGGACTTGTTGCAACTGCTGGAATAGGTGGGTTAGCTATAGGTTTTGGAGCGCAAAATCTAGTGAGAGATATTATTACAGGCTTTTTTATTTTATTTGAAGAACAGTTTGGCGTAGGACATTATGTTGAAGTTAATGGTGTTAGTGGAATTGTTGAAGAAATGGCTCTAAGAGTAACTAAGATTAGAGATTTTAATGGGGATCTGCATATTGTTCCTAATGGAGAAATAAGCAAAGTAACCAATAAAAGTAGTGGTAAAATGAGAGCACTTGTTGAAATGTCAATTGCATATGAGGAAGATATTGATAATGCTATTGCTGTTTTGAATAAAGCAAGTGAAAAGTTAGGTGCGGAGAATGAACAAATTGTAGAAGGTCCAACTGTATTGGGTGTAAGTAAGTTAGAAAATTCATATGTGGCAATTTCAATTGTTGCAAAGACTTTACCAATGGAGCAATGGGCTATTGAGCGTCTAATGAGAAAAACCTTTAAAGAGGCCTTTGACAATGCAGGAATAGAGATTCCTTATCCAAGGACTGTAGTAATTACTAAAAAAGATTAA
- the prdB gene encoding D-proline reductase (dithiol) protein PrdB — MSLSIVKGLQSEIFVPITPSPVWTPVQKELKDMTVALATAAGVHLKSDKRFNLAGDFSFREVPVKALSSDLMVSHGGYDNGDVNKDINCMFPIDRLKELAEEGFIKAAAPVHFGFMGGGGDQQKFQEETGPEIARKLKEEGVDAVLLTAGUGTCHRSAVIVQRAIEESGIPTIIIAALPPVVRQNGTPRAVAPLVPMGANAGAPNDKAMQTAIVRDSLKQLVEISSVGQIVQLPYEYTAKV, encoded by the coding sequence ATGAGTCTTTCAATAGTTAAAGGGCTACAGTCTGAAATATTTGTACCAATTACACCATCACCAGTTTGGACACCGGTACAAAAAGAGTTAAAAGATATGACAGTAGCACTTGCAACAGCAGCAGGTGTACATTTAAAATCTGATAAAAGATTTAATCTTGCAGGAGATTTTAGCTTTAGAGAAGTTCCAGTTAAAGCACTATCTAGTGATCTAATGGTATCCCACGGAGGATATGACAATGGTGATGTAAATAAGGACATAAACTGTATGTTTCCAATAGATCGTTTAAAGGAATTAGCTGAAGAAGGCTTCATTAAAGCCGCTGCACCAGTACATTTTGGATTTATGGGTGGTGGCGGAGATCAGCAAAAATTCCAAGAGGAAACAGGTCCTGAAATAGCAAGAAAATTGAAAGAAGAGGGTGTAGATGCAGTTTTACTAACAGCTGGCTGAGGTACTTGTCATCGCTCTGCTGTAATCGTACAGAGAGCTATTGAGGAATCGGGGATTCCTACAATTATTATAGCAGCTTTACCACCAGTAGTAAGGCAAAATGGTACACCTAGGGCCGTAGCACCGCTTGTGCCAATGGGAGCAAACGCTGGAGCACCAAATGATAAGGCAATGCAAACTGCAATAGTTAGAGATTCATTAAAGCAGCTAGTAGAAATTTCATCTGTAGGTCAAATAGTCCAGTTACCATATGAATATACAGCCAAAGTTTAA
- a CDS encoding CBO2463/CBO2479 domain-containing protein — protein sequence MDNLKYGNRQIYMEGIIVEIQDGAVSIDLKGRLGFMKIPRRMLISNHDIKVGQEVGFMMSYPESLSEEINKKYLDTINHNKTKKEEILNESFNS from the coding sequence ATGGACAATTTGAAATATGGAAATAGACAGATATATATGGAAGGAATAATTGTTGAAATACAAGATGGAGCGGTATCCATAGATCTGAAGGGCAGATTAGGTTTTATGAAAATTCCAAGAAGGATGCTAATTTCGAACCATGATATTAAAGTAGGCCAAGAAGTTGGTTTTATGATGAGCTATCCTGAAAGCTTGAGTGAAGAAATAAATAAAAAATATTTAGATACTATCAACCACAATAAAACAAAGAAGGAGGAGATATTAAATGAGTCTTTCAATAGTTAA
- the prdD gene encoding proline reductase cluster protein PrdD yields MENEILLRRLVIKSFHIDKVLFGDRNSIENGTLAISKEIMDLILENEETIDSININLISPEDHNMWVNSIMDIIPISTKALGQLGEGITHTLTGAYVMLTGMSKDGFQMAEFGSSEGILKETMVLGRAGTPSNTDFIINFDVIFKRGYPFDRSLPLAAHRSCDKFMQDIRQVLKNIDGRQAAEVREYYDKIRPGKKKVVIIKQIAGQGAMYDNQLFPKEPSGFVGGRSIIDIGNVPIIVTPNEYRDGVLRAMT; encoded by the coding sequence GTGGAAAATGAAATTCTTTTAAGAAGATTAGTAATTAAATCCTTCCATATAGATAAGGTGTTATTCGGAGATAGGAATAGTATTGAAAACGGAACTTTAGCAATTAGCAAGGAAATTATGGATTTAATCTTAGAAAATGAAGAAACCATTGATTCAATAAATATCAATTTAATATCTCCTGAGGATCACAATATGTGGGTTAACAGCATAATGGACATTATACCTATTTCAACTAAGGCCTTAGGCCAGTTAGGAGAAGGTATAACCCATACTTTAACTGGAGCATATGTTATGTTAACAGGTATGAGTAAGGATGGTTTTCAGATGGCCGAGTTTGGCTCGTCGGAAGGGATATTAAAAGAAACCATGGTTTTGGGAAGGGCCGGTACACCAAGCAACACCGATTTCATAATAAACTTTGACGTAATATTTAAAAGGGGCTACCCCTTTGATAGAAGTTTACCCTTGGCAGCCCATAGAAGTTGTGACAAGTTTATGCAAGATATTAGACAGGTACTAAAGAATATTGATGGACGCCAGGCGGCTGAAGTTAGGGAATATTACGACAAAATAAGACCGGGTAAGAAAAAAGTAGTAATAATAAAGCAAATTGCAGGACAGGGCGCTATGTATGATAATCAGTTATTTCCTAAGGAGCCCAGTGGATTTGTTGGAGGTAGATCCATAATAGATATAGGAAATGTACCTATTATAGTTACTCCTAATGAATACAGAGATGGTGTACTGCGAGCTATGACTTAA
- a CDS encoding aminotransferase-like domain-containing protein, which translates to MKFAKRMDYLKASEIRELLKLAEKPEVISFAGGLPAPELFPTEELVKVSEAVLRESGRQALQYGPTDGFTPLREKIAKRMEKFGFKTAVENILITSGSQQGLDFSARVFLNEGDIVICESPSYLGAINAFKASMPEFVEIATDAEGMIMEDLEEVLKTRENVKMIYVIPDFQNPSGKTWSIERRKRLIELANEYDLPIIEDNPYGDLRFEGEIPPSLKAFDTEGRVIFLGTFSKTFCPGMRIGWVIADAPILQKYNFIKQGADLQSSTIAQREMDKFLEMYDLDAHIENLIKVYRSRRDVMMEAIKEHFPSNVSYTYPEGGLFTWVVLPENISARDVMPKALEQNVAFVPGGSFFPNGGHENTFRLNYSNMPEDKIKEGIARLGKVLKEMM; encoded by the coding sequence ATGAAGTTTGCAAAAAGAATGGATTATTTGAAAGCATCAGAAATTAGAGAGCTACTAAAGCTTGCAGAAAAACCAGAAGTTATTTCTTTTGCTGGAGGGCTTCCTGCACCAGAGCTATTCCCTACAGAAGAATTAGTTAAAGTTTCAGAAGCTGTATTAAGAGAATCAGGTAGACAAGCTCTTCAATACGGACCAACAGATGGATTTACACCACTTAGAGAAAAAATTGCAAAAAGAATGGAGAAGTTTGGATTTAAAACTGCTGTAGAGAACATTTTAATTACAAGTGGATCTCAACAAGGTTTAGACTTCTCTGCTAGAGTTTTCTTAAATGAAGGTGACATAGTAATTTGTGAAAGTCCAAGCTACTTAGGTGCTATTAATGCATTCAAAGCTTCTATGCCTGAGTTTGTTGAAATTGCAACAGATGCAGAAGGTATGATTATGGAAGATCTAGAAGAAGTTTTAAAAACTAGAGAAAATGTTAAAATGATCTATGTTATTCCGGATTTCCAAAATCCATCAGGAAAAACATGGTCTATTGAAAGACGTAAAAGATTAATCGAACTTGCTAATGAATACGATTTACCAATTATAGAAGATAACCCATACGGAGATCTTAGATTTGAAGGAGAAATTCCTCCATCACTTAAAGCTTTTGATACAGAAGGACGTGTTATTTTCTTAGGAACATTCTCTAAAACATTCTGTCCTGGTATGAGAATCGGCTGGGTAATTGCAGATGCTCCAATTCTTCAAAAATATAACTTCATTAAACAAGGAGCAGACCTACAATCTAGTACAATTGCCCAAAGAGAAATGGACAAGTTCTTAGAAATGTATGATCTTGATGCTCACATTGAAAACCTTATAAAAGTATATAGAAGCCGTAGAGATGTTATGATGGAAGCTATTAAAGAGCATTTCCCAAGCAACGTAAGCTACACATATCCTGAAGGAGGACTATTTACATGGGTGGTTCTTCCAGAAAATATTAGTGCAAGAGACGTAATGCCAAAAGCATTAGAGCAAAACGTAGCCTTCGTTCCAGGAGGATCGTTCTTCCCTAATGGTGGACATGAAAATACATTTAGATTAAACTATTCAAATATGCCTGAAGATAAAATTAAAGAAGGTATTGCAAGATTAGGAAAAGTATTAAAAGAAATGATGTAA